The genomic DNA GGCGGAGGTCGAGTACGAGGACGAGGAAGAGGACGCGGAGGAGGAAGACCGGGAAGGCTGAGCCCCCGGCTTCGCGCGGCATGGCCCCGGCGGATGGCGGCGGGGCCTCCCCCGCCGCCGGCATCAGACCACCTGGTTCCGCAGATCCGCCTCGCCGCGCCAGAGCCGGGCGAGGTTCTCCTCCAGGATATCGAGGACATTGTCCTCGTAGCGCCTTGTTTCCCCGGCGGTATGCGGGGTGACGAAGACGTTCGGCAGGTCCCAGAGCGGCGAGGCTTCCGGCAGTGGCTCCTCCGCCACGCAGTCCAGCGCCGCGCCGGCGATCCGGCCCTCCCGCAGCGCCTCGATCAGCGCCGGTTCGACCACGACCTTGCCGCGCGCCACGTTCACCAGATGGGCCGAGGGCTTCATCAGCGACAGCGCTCCGGCATCGATCAGCCCCTCCGTTTCCGGCGTCAGCGGGCAGGTCAGCACCACGAAATCGGCACGCGGCAGCAGGGACTTCAGCGCCGCCGTGGCATGCACCTCGTCCGCCCCGTTGGCCCCCGCCGAGGGATCGCGCCGCAGGCCGATGACATGCATGCCGAAGGCCCTGGCCAGCCGCGCCAGCCGCCCGCCGATGCGGCCCAGCCCGACGACGAGCATGGTCTTGCCGCCCAGCTCGTCCTCGCGCTTCGCGATCTCCCCGATCATGCCGCGCCAGACATGCTTCGCCTGGTTGTCGCGCGCCATGGGGAACAGCCGGCTGACCGCCAGCACCAGCGCGATGGCGTGCTCGGAGACCGCGTTCGCGTTCACCCCCGCCGCGCTGGCCAGACGCACGCCGCGTTCGCGGAAGGCGGGCTGAGCATACTGGTCCACCCCCGCGCTGATGGACTGCACATAGCGCAGGCGCTCCGTGCGGCTCAGCACCTCGTTGCTCCAGAGGCCCGAGACGACCACCACATCCGCCTCCGGCGCGCGGGCCAGCAGTTCGTCCCGCGTCGCCACCTGGAAGCTGCGGATGCCGGTGCTGCGCGCCTCGAAGCGCTTCTGGATCTGGTAGGCGGGGTGGGCGAAGCAGATGGTCAGCGCGTCCTTGCCGGGAAACATGCGTGAAGCTCCTGTCGGGATCGGGGGGAAAGGGGCGCGGGGGCCAGCCGAAATCGCCGGGCTGCGAAGGGTGCCCCGGCCTTAGCGGAAGCGGGCCGGGGAGAAGGGCGCGACCGGGATCTCGGGTGCCCGCCCGCCCACCATCTGCGCCACCAGCCGCCCGGTGCGCGGCCCGGCCACAAGCCCGACATGGCCATGGCCGAAGGCATGGATCACATCCGGCGAGCGGCGCGAGGGGCCGAGGCAGGGCATGCCGTCCGGCGTCGAGGGGCGATGGCCCATCCAGACCTCCACCCGCTCCGCCGGCAGGTCGCGCGGCAGGCCGGGGAAGGACTTCAACAGGTGGTCGCGCAGGATCTCCGCGCGCCGCCAGTCGGGGGCGGCGTCCAGCCCGGCGATCTCCACCTGCCCGGCGCAACGCAGCCCGCCGCGCGTCAGGGTAATGGCCATCTTGCCGTCCGAGGGCATCAGCGGATAGCGCGGCGCCACCTCCGGATCGCGCAGCACGGCGTGGTAGCCGCGCTCCGTCTCCAGCGGCACGTGGTTGCCCAGCGCGGCGGCGAGGCGCCTGGAATGCGCGCCCGCGCTGATCACCGCCGCGTCGCAGGCGATCTCGCCGGAGGGCGTGCCCACGGCGGTCAGCCGGTTGCCATCGATGCGGAAGCCCGTGGCCGGCAGGCGCAGCAGAACCGCACCCTGCGCCTGGGCCTGCGCCACCAGCGCCGCCACCAGCGCGCCGGGATCGGTGCAGTGGCCGCCTTCCTCGACCAGGGCGCCGAAGCCGTAGCGGCGGGAGAGGTCGGGCTCGCGCTGGTGCAGTTCCTCGGCCGAGAGCTCGACCCAGCGGATGCCGACCTGCCGCCGGATGCGCCAGGCCATGGCCTCCGCCTCGAACTCGGTGCGGGAGGGGTAGATGTAGATGTCGCCGCGCTGCTGGATCAGATCGGCCACGCCGGATTCCTCCGCCAGCCGCCGGTGCAGCGCCGGCGCGTCGTGCAGCAGCGGCTGCATCGCCCGCGCCACGCGCAGCACGCGCTCCTCCGTCCAGCCCGCGGCCAGGTAGCGCGCCAGCCAGGGCGCGACTTTGGGGAAGTATTTCCAGCGGATCGCCAACGGCCCCAGCGGATCGCGCAGATAGCCCGGCACCTTGCGCCAGACCCCGGGGCCGGCCGGCGGGATCACCGACTGCACCGAGAGCCAGCAGCCATTGCCGTAGCTCGCCGCCTGCGGCCCGCCCGGCTCGCCCGGTTCCAGGATCGTCACCCGGTGCCCGTCGCGCAACAGCTCCAGCGCCGAGGCCGCGCCCACGATCCCTGCCCCGATCACCACGACATGTCGACTCATCGGTCTCGCACTTCCATCCGTCGCTCTCTCGGGAGAAGGCTTTGCCTTCCCCCGGACCTTCCACTCGTGGCGCTTTCCGCCGCCGGCGGTTGCGGGCGCCACGCCCGGTCAACCGTGCTTCGCCGGAGCGCCCGTGTCAGATCGGTGCGCCCTCCGGCATGTCGCGCCCGACCGAGAGCGCGCGCGGGTCGAGGAAGCAGTGGATCACGGCGGGCAGGCCGGATTCCACCGCGCGCTCGAAGGCCGGGGCGAATTCCGCCGTGCCGTGCACCGTTTCGCCATGGCCGCCGAAGGCGCGCGCATAGGCGGCGAAATCCGGGTTGCGCAGCTTCGTGGCGGAAACGCGGCCGGGATACTCGCGCTCCTGATGCATGCGGATCGTGCCGTACATGCCGTTGTCGATGACCACGGTGATGCTGGCGATGCCGTGCTGCACGGCGGTCGCGATCTCCTGCCCCGACATCAGGAAGTCGCCGTCGCCCGCGATGCAGAGCGCGATCGCCTCCGGCCGCACGCGCTTGGCCATGATCGCCGCCGGTACGCCATAGCCCATGGAGCCGGAGGTGGGCGCGAGCTGCGTGCCGAGCTGCGAGAAGCGGTAGTGGCGGTGCATCCAGCCCGCGAAGTTGCCGGCGCCGTTGCACAGCGCGCTGTCGCCGGGCAGGCGCTCGCGCAGCCAGGCCATCACCTCGCCATACTGGAAGTCGCCCGGCAGCCGTCGCGGCGTCTCCGACCAGGCGAGGTAGTCGGCATGGCCCTGCCGCGCATCCTCTGCCCAGGGGAGGGAGGCGGGCGGCGCCAGATCGGCCAGCGCGGCGCAGAAGGCGCGCGGGCCGGACTGGATGGCGAGCGTGGGGACGTAGACGCGGCCGAGCTCCTCCGCGCCCGGATGCACATGCACGAGCGTCTGCCTCGGCACGGGGATGTCGAGCAGCGTGTAGGAGGAGGAGGGCATCTCCGACATCCGGCCGCCGAGCAGCAGGATCAGGTCGGCCTCCTTCACCCGCGCCGCCAGCTTCGGCGAGGGGCCGATGCCGAGATCGCCCACATAGAGCGGATGGTCCCAGCGCATCCGGTCGGCGCGGCGGAAGGAGGTGCAGGTGGCGAGGTTCCAGCGCCCGGCGAAGTCGCCATAGGCGTCCACCGCCGCCTGGTCCCAGCCGGTGCCGCCCAGGATGGCCAGCGGCCGCTTCGCCGCGCGCAGCATCTCGCCCAGCCGCGCCATGTCGGCGGGCAGCGGCGCCGCCTGGGCGGGCTCCACGCGCGGCGCGTCGGGCACGTCGGCCGTCTCGACCAGCATGTCCTCCGGCAGGGCGATGACCACCGGGCCGGGGCGGCCCTGCATCGCCACGCGGAAGGCGCGGGACACGATCTCCGGCACGCGGTCGGGCGTGTCGATCTCGGTCGCCCATTTGCACATGCTGCCGAAGACGGCGCGGTAGTCGAGCTCCTGGAACGCCTCGCGCTCCCGCATCTCGCGCGCGATCTGGCCGACGAAGAGGATCATCGGCGTCGAATCCTGCATGGCGATGTGCACGCCGCAGGAGGCGTTGGTGGCGCCCGGCCCGCGCGTCACGAAACAGATGCCCGGACGCCCCGTCATCTTGCCGCAGGCCTCGGCCATGATCGCCGCGCCGCCTTCCTGGCGGCAGGTGATCACGTCGATGCTGGCATCGTGCAGCGCGTCCAGCACGGCGAGGTAGCTCTCGCCCGGCACGCAGGTGACATGCTCCACACCCTGGGCGACGAGCTGATCGACGAGGATCTGCCCTCCGGTACGCGTGGTCATTTCTCGTTCTCCCGCTGGATATGGCGGCAATGCTCAGGCGCCGCCTCGATCAGGTTGTTGCTGGCCTCCGGCGTGCGGAGGGCGGAATGGGCCGGAAGCCGGTCCGGCGCCACATCCGCCGGTGCGTCGCCGGCCTCCACGAAGACCGCCCGCATCGTCACCCTCCCGCCTCTCCGGCGAGCGGCAGCGGTCCGGCCGGCGCCGTCCCTTCCGCCCCCATCACATGCGCCGCCAGGGCGTTGCCCGTGTAGATCTCGGCATAGCCCGCCTTGATGACCTCGGTGATCTGGTCGAGCCGCCGGCCGATATGCCGGCGCAGCAGCGCCTCCGCCGCCTCGCCCTCCCCGCTCGTCACCAGGCGCAGGATCTCCAGATGCTCCCCCTGCGTGCCGCCGCGCCGGTTCTGCATGTCGATCCAGCGCACGAAGCGGATCCGCTCGTTCAGCCCGCGCAGCGCCCGCACCAGCTCCTCGTTTCCGGACAGCGCGGCCAGCCGTTCGTGGAATTCCTCGTCCAGCGAGAGCAGCCGCAGGGCCTGGGCATCGTCCTCCGGCTCGTCGCGGCTGCGTTGGGCGAAATTCCGCAGCGCCTCCAGCGCCTCCGGCGGCGCGCGTTCCGCCGACAGGCGCAGCGCCCCGGTCTCCAGCACGGCGCGGTATTCGTACAGCCGCAGCACCTGCGCCGCATCCAGCGGGCGGACATGATAGCCGCGGTTGGCCGTGGCCAGCAGGAAGCCCTCGGAGGCCAGGCGGTTCAGCGCCTCCCGCAGCGGGGTGCGGCTGACGCCGAAGCGGCGTGCCAGCTCGACCTCGTTGATCCGCTCCCCCGGGCGCAGGTGATAGGCGGCCACCATCGCCTTCAACCGCTCGTGAAGGCGGTCGGCCGATCGCTGGATGGTGGTGGAAAGCGTCACGGGCCGGGCGGTCCTGCAGGTGTGCCTGTCTGCATCCAGAAGTGAATACATTTCCGGGCCACCTGACAAGCCTTTCCTGCCAGCCCAGGATCGGCGCCTTCCGTTCCGCCGCCCAAGGGCGGTGCCTCCGCGACCGACGACAAGGGTCCTGCCATGCCTCCATCCCCCACCCCTCCCTCCGTCCCTACCCTCAGGCCGGACCAGGCGACCGGGAGGCGCCCGGCATGAGGGAGCCGCATTACTTCGAGGATTTCGCGGCGGGGCAGGTCTTCCGCTCGGGGCCCTACCGGATGGAGCGGGACGCCATCATCGCCTTTGCCCGGGAGTTCGATCCGCAGCCCCAGCACCTGGGCGAGGCGGAAGCGGCCCGCAGCCAGTTCGGCCAGCTCGTGGCCAGCGGCTGGCACACCGCCGCCGTCACGATGCGGCTGTTCATCCAGGACGCCCTGCCGCCCATCGCCGGGGGCGGCCAGGGGCTGGGGCTGGAGAACCTGGTCTGGGTGCGCCCGGTCAGGCCCGGCGACGAACTGCATGTGGTGGTGGAGGTGCTCTCGATGCGCCCCTCACGCTCCCGCCCCGACCGGGGCATCATGAAGGCCCGCATCACCACGAAGAACCAGGCGGAGGAGGTGGTGCAGTCCACCATCACCTCGGCCCTGGTGCCGTGCCGCGTGGCGGGCTGAGCCGGACGGTTCCCTCC from Roseomonas gilardii includes the following:
- a CDS encoding D-2-hydroxyacid dehydrogenase yields the protein MFPGKDALTICFAHPAYQIQKRFEARSTGIRSFQVATRDELLARAPEADVVVVSGLWSNEVLSRTERLRYVQSISAGVDQYAQPAFRERGVRLASAAGVNANAVSEHAIALVLAVSRLFPMARDNQAKHVWRGMIGEIAKREDELGGKTMLVVGLGRIGGRLARLARAFGMHVIGLRRDPSAGANGADEVHATAALKSLLPRADFVVLTCPLTPETEGLIDAGALSLMKPSAHLVNVARGKVVVEPALIEALREGRIAGAALDCVAEEPLPEASPLWDLPNVFVTPHTAGETRRYEDNVLDILEENLARLWRGEADLRNQVV
- a CDS encoding NAD(P)/FAD-dependent oxidoreductase, which produces MSRHVVVIGAGIVGAASALELLRDGHRVTILEPGEPGGPQAASYGNGCWLSVQSVIPPAGPGVWRKVPGYLRDPLGPLAIRWKYFPKVAPWLARYLAAGWTEERVLRVARAMQPLLHDAPALHRRLAEESGVADLIQQRGDIYIYPSRTEFEAEAMAWRIRRQVGIRWVELSAEELHQREPDLSRRYGFGALVEEGGHCTDPGALVAALVAQAQAQGAVLLRLPATGFRIDGNRLTAVGTPSGEIACDAAVISAGAHSRRLAAALGNHVPLETERGYHAVLRDPEVAPRYPLMPSDGKMAITLTRGGLRCAGQVEIAGLDAAPDWRRAEILRDHLLKSFPGLPRDLPAERVEVWMGHRPSTPDGMPCLGPSRRSPDVIHAFGHGHVGLVAGPRTGRLVAQMVGGRAPEIPVAPFSPARFR
- a CDS encoding thiamine pyrophosphate-binding protein, encoding MTTRTGGQILVDQLVAQGVEHVTCVPGESYLAVLDALHDASIDVITCRQEGGAAIMAEACGKMTGRPGICFVTRGPGATNASCGVHIAMQDSTPMILFVGQIAREMREREAFQELDYRAVFGSMCKWATEIDTPDRVPEIVSRAFRVAMQGRPGPVVIALPEDMLVETADVPDAPRVEPAQAAPLPADMARLGEMLRAAKRPLAILGGTGWDQAAVDAYGDFAGRWNLATCTSFRRADRMRWDHPLYVGDLGIGPSPKLAARVKEADLILLLGGRMSEMPSSSYTLLDIPVPRQTLVHVHPGAEELGRVYVPTLAIQSGPRAFCAALADLAPPASLPWAEDARQGHADYLAWSETPRRLPGDFQYGEVMAWLRERLPGDSALCNGAGNFAGWMHRHYRFSQLGTQLAPTSGSMGYGVPAAIMAKRVRPEAIALCIAGDGDFLMSGQEIATAVQHGIASITVVIDNGMYGTIRMHQEREYPGRVSATKLRNPDFAAYARAFGGHGETVHGTAEFAPAFERAVESGLPAVIHCFLDPRALSVGRDMPEGAPI
- a CDS encoding GntR family transcriptional regulator, whose protein sequence is MTLSTTIQRSADRLHERLKAMVAAYHLRPGERINEVELARRFGVSRTPLREALNRLASEGFLLATANRGYHVRPLDAAQVLRLYEYRAVLETGALRLSAERAPPEALEALRNFAQRSRDEPEDDAQALRLLSLDEEFHERLAALSGNEELVRALRGLNERIRFVRWIDMQNRRGGTQGEHLEILRLVTSGEGEAAEALLRRHIGRRLDQITEVIKAGYAEIYTGNALAAHVMGAEGTAPAGPLPLAGEAGG
- a CDS encoding MaoC family dehydratase produces the protein MREPHYFEDFAAGQVFRSGPYRMERDAIIAFAREFDPQPQHLGEAEAARSQFGQLVASGWHTAAVTMRLFIQDALPPIAGGGQGLGLENLVWVRPVRPGDELHVVVEVLSMRPSRSRPDRGIMKARITTKNQAEEVVQSTITSALVPCRVAG